A section of the Methanothermobacter sp. genome encodes:
- a CDS encoding sugar phosphate nucleotidyltransferase, with amino-acid sequence MAETVGMILCGGFGKRLRPLTEKIPKPLIEIKEGYTILDKQLFDLKNAGIKRTYLLTGFLGDKIEERYGDEYKGLKLEYVREEKPLGTLNAIRLGMEAIDGDKQCIIRNGDVVADLNIRKMIHLGEMSDYPLTIFITKMQSPYGIVELSGDKIISFREKPLLDYYINAGVYFSKGQLDFGDFESGDIEKTLFPLMASENKLGYYREDGLFWMAIDTSKELEEIRKEYRNREDKPWGYEKVLINTEKYLTKELFIREGYRTSFHYHEKKDETMYIISGSGYIEFQDRKEYFSKNDTIRIEPGEKHSIVAMENTVLHEVSTPHLDDTVRVRDYYTR; translated from the coding sequence TTGGCTGAAACCGTTGGAATGATACTCTGCGGAGGATTTGGAAAGAGACTGAGACCTTTAACCGAGAAGATACCCAAACCACTCATAGAAATAAAAGAGGGCTACACAATCCTGGATAAACAGCTCTTTGACCTTAAAAATGCAGGTATAAAGAGGACCTATCTCCTCACAGGGTTCCTTGGGGATAAGATAGAGGAGAGGTATGGTGATGAGTACAAGGGCCTTAAACTGGAATATGTGAGGGAGGAGAAACCCCTGGGAACACTCAACGCAATAAGGCTGGGTATGGAGGCCATCGATGGAGATAAACAGTGCATAATACGCAACGGGGATGTGGTGGCGGACCTGAACATAAGGAAAATGATACACCTTGGGGAGATGTCCGATTACCCCCTCACCATCTTTATAACCAAGATGCAGTCACCCTACGGTATAGTGGAACTCAGCGGAGACAAAATAATCAGCTTCAGGGAGAAACCACTCCTTGACTATTACATAAATGCAGGTGTGTACTTCTCCAAGGGGCAGCTGGACTTCGGGGACTTCGAGTCAGGTGATATTGAGAAAACACTCTTCCCGCTCATGGCCAGTGAAAACAAACTCGGCTACTACCGGGAGGACGGCCTCTTCTGGATGGCAATAGACACCTCCAAGGAGCTGGAGGAGATACGTAAGGAGTACCGTAACAGGGAGGACAAGCCCTGGGGCTATGAGAAGGTCCTCATAAACACAGAGAAGTACCTCACAAAGGAGCTGTTCATAAGGGAGGGCTACAGGACATCCTTCCACTACCATGAGAAAAAGGATGAGACCATGTACATAATATCAGGCTCAGGCTACATTGAATTCCAGGACAGGAAGGAGTACTTCAGCAAGAACGACACCATCAGAATTGAACCCGGTGAGAAACACTCCATTGTGGCAATGGAGAACACGGTACTCCATGAGGTATCAACGCCCCACCTCGATGACACCGTCAGGGTGAGGGACTACTACACCAGGTGA
- the hisH gene encoding imidazole glycerol phosphate synthase subunit HisH: MIVIIDYGSGNLRSISNAFRKIGAHVQVTSSPESLNDSDALVLPGVGAFGSAMDKLENLRDPIIRNIEEGKPFLGICLGLQVLLSESQESPGVRGLDVIPGRVVRIPPGNKVPHMGWNQLIPRRDSPLLEGVEDEYFYFVHSYHAEPAEDVVAATTEYGIEMTAAIEADNVYATQFHPEKSGEAGLDILRNFREIIRG; the protein is encoded by the coding sequence TTGATAGTCATCATAGATTACGGGAGCGGGAACCTCCGCAGCATCTCCAACGCCTTCAGAAAGATAGGTGCCCATGTTCAGGTAACATCAAGTCCAGAATCCCTCAATGACTCAGATGCCCTCGTGCTTCCAGGGGTGGGGGCCTTTGGAAGTGCAATGGATAAACTTGAGAATTTAAGGGACCCAATAATCAGGAACATAGAGGAGGGTAAACCCTTCCTGGGCATATGCCTGGGACTCCAGGTCCTCCTATCCGAGAGCCAGGAATCACCTGGCGTCAGGGGACTTGATGTGATACCAGGAAGGGTGGTGAGGATACCACCTGGAAACAAGGTGCCACATATGGGCTGGAACCAGCTGATCCCCAGGAGGGACTCCCCACTCCTTGAAGGCGTGGAGGACGAGTACTTCTACTTCGTCCACTCATACCATGCAGAACCGGCAGAAGATGTTGTTGCGGCAACAACCGAGTATGGTATTGAGATGACAGCGGCCATTGAGGCAGATAACGTATATGCAACCCAGTTCCACCCTGAAAAGAGCGGTGAGGCGGGACTTGATATCCTGAGAAACTTCAGGGAAATAATCAGGGGGTAA